The proteins below come from a single Oncorhynchus keta strain PuntledgeMale-10-30-2019 chromosome 32, Oket_V2, whole genome shotgun sequence genomic window:
- the LOC118365698 gene encoding patatin-like phospholipase domain-containing protein 6 isoform X1, giving the protein MGQSTSEQEGQEHANASLDEGFNNIKAFVEEELQTSMMMGMVIGAGIAIILIAILIFFMLRRIQLRNLQAQEAPKYRFRKRDKVMFYGRKIMRKVSQSTSSLVGTASSTRPRLKKKQKMLNIAKKILRFKKEVPTLVAKEPPPSVLEADLTEFDVANSHLPSEVLYMLKNVRVLGHFEKPLFLELCKHMVFLQFQQGEYVFRPGQPDSSIYVVQDGKLELCLTGMDGKDGVVKEVYPGDSVHSLLSILDVITGHQKPYRTVSARAAEVSTVLRLPVEAFLSIFEKYPESLVRVVQIIMVRLQRVTVLALHNYLGLTNELFSHEMQLLRLLPLSPHPVPRTSPQRHGKRFGSLTVPAEDREAAVKDASDPGKDGATVPPTLSRTISMPVDIAGMQKNLRSDFDMAYERGRISVSAEDGNTPPTYSRDQRERRVTVDEVPSGVYLYPEEEGGPDNQFSPGPGPVPGRPSPALFEEALKELLKLMRIEDPALLNGRVTLHHAKAGTVLARQGDQDVSLHFILSGCLHVYQRMIDKQDAVCLFVTQPGEMVGQLAVLTGEPLIFTIKANRDCTFLKISKSDFYEIMREQPSVVLSAAHTVAIRMSPFVRQMDFAIDWMAVEAGRALYRQDDQSDCTYIVLNGRLRSVIRKANGKKELVGEYGRGDLIGVVEALTRQPRATTVHAVRDTELVKLPEGTLNNIKRRYPQVVTRLIHLLGQKILGNLQQARGPFSGSALGRSSVASSPDVTNPASNLSTVAVLPICDEVPINAFNLELSHALSAIGPTLLLTSDIIRERLGASALDSIHEYRLSGWLAQQEDINRIVLYQTDSSMTPWTQRCIRQADCILIVGLGEQEPALGQLEQMLENTAVRALKQLVLLHKEDGSGPSRTVEWLNMRSWCSGHLHLRCPRRVFSRRSPSKLREVYEKVCEKTADRHSDFSRLARVLTGNSIALVLGGGGARGCSHVGVIKAMEEAGIPIDIVGGTSIGSFIGALYAEERSAVRTKQRAREWSKAMNSVFKTILDLTYPITSMFTGAAFNTSISKVFQDKQAEDLWLPYFNVTTDITASAMRVHQDGSLWRYVRASASYTPYLPPLCDPKDGHLLVDGCYVNNVPGSLWRYVRASMTLSGYLPPLCDPKDGNLLMDGGYINNLPADIARNMGAKTVIAIDVGSQDETDLCNYGDSLSGWWLLWKRINPWAEKVKVPDMAEIQSRLAYVSCVRQLEVVKKSAYCEYIRPPIDRFKTMDFGKFDEIYDVGYQHGKLLFTGWARGDIIDNMLKDHRSADYNDSKTKTDSYTCPGSDFTDLAEIVSRIEPVQTYVDPDADAAEAGDESDCLTEYEEDGMDTVREEEEEEEEEEEEEEEGEQELDDLSPGEWGQNGVFQADEEKSVRQRRKTEGDSNTYSELSDC; this is encoded by the exons GAAGGGTTTAACAACATCAAGGCGTTTGTGGAGGAAGAGCTACAGACTAGCATG atgatGGGGATGGTGATTGGTGCGGGCATCGCCATAATCCTCATCGCCATCCTCATCTTCTTCATGCTGCGGAGGATCCAGCTCAGAA ACCTGCAAGCCCAGGAGGCCCCCAAGTATCGATTCCGCAAGCGGGACAAGGTCATGTTCTATGGGCGAAAGATCATGCGCAAG GTGTCCCAGTCCACTTCTTCCCTGGTGGGCACAGCCTCCTCCACACGCCCACGACTCAAAAAGAAGCAGAAAATGCTCAACATTGCCAAAAA gatTCTGCGTTTTAAGAAGGAGGTGCCCACCCTGGTAGCTAAGGAGCCTCCTCCCTCAGTGCTGGAGGCCGACCTTACAGAGTTTGACGTGGCCAATTCCCACCTGCCCTCCGAGGTGCTCTACATGCTCAAGAACGTCCG TGTGCTGGGCCACTTTGAGAAGCCTCTGTTCCTGGAGCTGTGTAAACACATGGTGTTCCTGCAGTTTCAACAGGGAGAGTATGTCTTCAGACCGGGCCAGCCTGACAGCAGCATCTACGTGGTGCAGGACGGAAAACTAGAACTGTGCCTTACTggaatg GACGGCAAGGACGGTGTGGTGAAGGAGGTGTACCCCGGAGACAGTGTCCACAGCCTCCTCAGCATCCTGGACGTCATCACC ggacaCCAGAAGCCGTACAGGACGGTGTCGGCGCGGGCGGCTGAGGTGTCCACCGTACTGCGTCTACCTGTCGAGGCCTTCCTCTCCATCTTCGAGAAGTACCCTGAGAGCCTGGTGCGGGTTGTCCAG ATCATCATGGTTCGTCTCCAAAGAGTAACCGTTCTGGCGCTGCACAACTACCTAGGGCTCACCAATGAGCTCTTTAGCCAC GAGATGCAGCTCCTGCGCCTGCTGCCCCTGTCCCCCCACCCCGTGCCCCGCACCAGCCCCCAGCGCCACGGCAAGCGTTTCGGTAGCCTGACCGTGCCCGCGGAGGACCGCGAGGCCGCCGTGAAGGACGCATCAGATCCTGGGAAGGATGGAGCCACAGTCCCACCAACCCTCAGCAGGACCATCTCCATGCCTGTAGACATCGCCG GCATGCAGAAGAATCTGCGGTCGGATTTCGATATGGCCTACGAGAGGGGACGGATCTCAGTTTCCGCTGAGGACGGCAATACACCACCCACCTATTCACGG GACCAGCGGGAGAGGAGGGTGACCGTAGACGAGGTGCCGTCGGGGGTGTACCTGTACCCCGAGGAGGAGGGGGGTCCGGACAACCAGTTCTCACCAGGACCAGGACCCGTCCCCGGTCGCCCCAGCCCTGCCCTGTTCGAGGAGGCCCTGAAGGAGCTCCTCAAACTCATGAGGATAGAG GACCCCGCTCTGCTGAATGGGAGAGTGACTCTGCACCACGCCAAGGCAGGAACTGTGCTGGCTAGACAAGGAGACCAG gATGTGAGTCTCCACTTTATCCTGTCCGGCTGCCTCCACGTGTACCAGCGGATGATCGACAAGCAGGATGCGGTGTGTCTGTTTGTCACCCAGCCGGGTGAGATGGTGGGCCAGCTGGCCGTGTTGACTGGAGAGCCCCTCATCTTCACCATCAAGGCCAACAGAGACTGCACCTTCCTCAAGATCTCCAAGTCTGACTTCTATGA GATCATGAGGGAACAGCCCAGTGTGGTTCTGAGTGCAGCCCACACCGTAGCCATCCGCATGTCCCCCTTCGTCAGACAGATGGACTTCGCCATAGACTGGATGGCTGTGGAGGCCGGCAGAGCCCTCTATAG GCAGGATGACCAGTCGGACTGCACCTACATAGTTCTGAACGGCCGTCTGCGTTCTGTTATACGTAAAGCTAACGGGAAGAAGGAGCTGGTAGGAGAGTACGGTCGAGGAGACCTCATAGGAGTG GTTGAGGCTCTGACCCGACAGCCCAGAGCCACCACGGTCCACGCggtcagagacacagagctgGTCAAGCTACCAGAGGGAACGCTCAACAACATCAAGAGGAGGTACCCACAGGTGGTCACCAGGTTGATCCACCTGCTGGGACAGAAGATCCTGGGGAACCTGCAACAGGCCCGCGGACCATTCTCAG GTTCTGCCCTCGGCCGGTCCAGTGTAGCGTCCAGCCCTGACGTCACCAACCCGGCCAGTAACCTGTCCACTGTGGCCGTACTGCCCATCTGTGACGAGGTGCCAATCAACGCCTTCAACCTGGAGCTCAGCCACGCCCTCAGTGCCATAG GACCTACCCTGCTGCTGACCAGTGACATCATCAGAGAGCGACTCGGGGCCTCCGCTCTGGATAG TATCCACGAGTAccgtctgtctggctggctggcccaGCAGGAGGACATCAACAGGATAGTCCtgtaccagacagacagcagtatgACTCCCTGGACCCAGCGCTGCATCAGACAGGCTGACTGCATCCTCATCGTGGGCCTGGGGGAACAGGAGCCTGCGCTGGGACAG ttggagcAGATGTTGGAGAACACTGCGGTGAGGGCCCTGAAACAGCTGGTGCTGCTCCATAAAGAGGACGGCTCGGGGCCCTCCAGGACCGTAGAGTGGCTCAACATGAGGAGCTGGTGCTCCGGACACCTCCACCTCCGCTGCCCCCGCCGGGTCTTCTCACGACGCAGCCCCTCAAAACTG AGGGAGGTGTATGAGAAGGTGTGTGAGAAGACAGCGGACAGACACAGTGATTTCTCTCGGCTGGCCCGGGTACTGACTGGCAACAGCATCGCTCTGGTGCTGGGAGGAGGAGGTGCCAG AGGCTGCTCCCACGTGGGAGTGATCAAGGCCATGGAGGAGGCAGGGATTCCCATCGACATCGTGGGCGGGACGTCCATCGGGTCGTTCATCGGGGCGCTGTACGCCGAGGAGAGGAGTGCGGTGCGCACAAAGCAGAGAGCCCGCGAGTGGTCCAAG gcGATGAACTCCGTATTCAAAACCATCCTTGACCTGACCTATCCCATCACCTCAATGTTCACCGGCGCCGCCTTCAACACCAGCATCTCCAAAGTGTTCCAGGACAAGCAGGCTGAG GACCTGTGGTTGCCCTACTTCAACGTGACTACTGACATCACGGCGTCCGCCATGCGTGTGCACCAAGACG GCTCGCTGTGGCGCTATGTTAGAGCGAGTGCCTCCTACACCCCCTATTTACCTCCCCTCTGCGACCCCAAGGATGGCCACCTGCTTGTGGATGGTTGCTATGTTAACAATGTCCCAG GGTCACTGTGGCGCTATGTGAGGGCGAGCATGACCCTCTCAgggtacctgccgcccctctgcGACCCCAAAGATGGCAACTTGCTTATGGACGGGGGCTACATCAACAACCTGCCAG CGGACATCGCGAGGAACATGGGCGCCAAGACTGTCATCGCCATCGACGTAGGAAGCCAGGACGAGACGGACCTCTGTAACTACGGCGACAGCCTGTCGGGCTGGTGGTTGCTGTGGAAACGGATCAACCCCTGGGCAGAGAAAGTGAAG GTTCCAGACATGGCAGAGATCCAGTCCAGGCTGGCCTATGTGTCGTGTGTACGTCAGCTGGAAGTGGTTAAGAAGAGTGCCTACTGCGAGTACATCAGACCACCCATCGACCGCTTCAAGACAATGGACTTCGGCAAGTTTGACGAGATCTAC gatgtggGCTACCAGCACGGCAAGCTGCTCTTCACCGGCTGGGCCCGTGGTGACATCATCGACAACATGCTCAAGGACCACCGCTCGGCAGACTACAACGACAGCAAGACCAAGACGGac TCCTATACGTGTCCAGGGTCAGACTTCACTGACCTGGCTGAGATCGTGTCCAGGATTGAGCCGGTCCAGACCTACGTCGATCCCGACGCTGATGCTGCTGAGG CGGGGGATGAGTCGGACTGCCTGACGGAGTATGAGGAGGACGGGATGGACACggtgagagaagaagaggaggaggaagaggaggaggaggaggaggaggaagagggggaacagGAACTCGATGACCTCTCCCCCGGAGAGTGGGGCCAGAACGGAGTCTTCCAGGCA GATGAGGAGAAGTCAGTCCGCCAGCGGAGGAAAACAGAAGGTGACTCCAACACCTACTCCGAGCTCTCCGACTGCTGA
- the LOC118365698 gene encoding patatin-like phospholipase domain-containing protein 6 isoform X3: MGQSTSEQEGQEHANASLDEGFNNIKAFVEEELQTSMMMGMVIGAGIAIILIAILIFFMLRRIQLRNLQAQEAPKYRFRKRDKVMFYGRKIMRKVSQSTSSLVGTASSTRPRLKKKQKMLNIAKKILRFKKEVPTLVAKEPPPSVLEADLTEFDVANSHLPSEVLYMLKNVRVLGHFEKPLFLELCKHMVFLQFQQGEYVFRPGQPDSSIYVVQDGKLELCLTGMDGKDGVVKEVYPGDSVHSLLSILDVITGHQKPYRTVSARAAEVSTVLRLPVEAFLSIFEKYPESLVRVVQIIMVRLQRVTVLALHNYLGLTNELFSHEMQLLRLLPLSPHPVPRTSPQRHGKRFGSLTVPAEDREAAVKDASDPGKDGATVPPTLSRTISMPVDIAGMQKNLRSDFDMAYERGRISVSAEDGNTPPTYSRDQRERRVTVDEVPSGVYLYPEEEGGPDNQFSPGPGPVPGRPSPALFEEALKELLKLMRIEDPALLNGRVTLHHAKAGTVLARQGDQDVSLHFILSGCLHVYQRMIDKQDAVCLFVTQPGEMVGQLAVLTGEPLIFTIKANRDCTFLKISKSDFYEIMREQPSVVLSAAHTVAIRMSPFVRQMDFAIDWMAVEAGRALYRQDDQSDCTYIVLNGRLRSVIRKANGKKELVGEYGRGDLIGVVEALTRQPRATTVHAVRDTELVKLPEGTLNNIKRRYPQVVTRLIHLLGQKILGNLQQARGPFSGSALGRSSVASSPDVTNPASNLSTVAVLPICDEVPINAFNLELSHALSAIGPTLLLTSDIIRERLGASALDSIHEYRLSGWLAQQEDINRIVLYQTDSSMTPWTQRCIRQADCILIVGLGEQEPALGQLEQMLENTAVRALKQLVLLHKEDGSGPSRTVEWLNMRSWCSGHLHLRCPRRVFSRRSPSKLREVYEKVCEKTADRHSDFSRLARVLTGNSIALVLGGGGARGCSHVGVIKAMEEAGIPIDIVGGTSIGSFIGALYAEERSAVRTKQRAREWSKAMNSVFKTILDLTYPITSMFTGAAFNTSISKVFQDKQAEDLWLPYFNVTTDITASAMRVHQDGSLWRYVRASASYTPYLPPLCDPKDGHLLVDGCYVNNVPADIARNMGAKTVIAIDVGSQDETDLCNYGDSLSGWWLLWKRINPWAEKVKVPDMAEIQSRLAYVSCVRQLEVVKKSAYCEYIRPPIDRFKTMDFGKFDEIYDVGYQHGKLLFTGWARGDIIDNMLKDHRSADYNDSKTKTDSYTCPGSDFTDLAEIVSRIEPVQTYVDPDADAAEAGDESDCLTEYEEDGMDTVREEEEEEEEEEEEEEEGEQELDDLSPGEWGQNGVFQADEEKSVRQRRKTEGDSNTYSELSDC; this comes from the exons GAAGGGTTTAACAACATCAAGGCGTTTGTGGAGGAAGAGCTACAGACTAGCATG atgatGGGGATGGTGATTGGTGCGGGCATCGCCATAATCCTCATCGCCATCCTCATCTTCTTCATGCTGCGGAGGATCCAGCTCAGAA ACCTGCAAGCCCAGGAGGCCCCCAAGTATCGATTCCGCAAGCGGGACAAGGTCATGTTCTATGGGCGAAAGATCATGCGCAAG GTGTCCCAGTCCACTTCTTCCCTGGTGGGCACAGCCTCCTCCACACGCCCACGACTCAAAAAGAAGCAGAAAATGCTCAACATTGCCAAAAA gatTCTGCGTTTTAAGAAGGAGGTGCCCACCCTGGTAGCTAAGGAGCCTCCTCCCTCAGTGCTGGAGGCCGACCTTACAGAGTTTGACGTGGCCAATTCCCACCTGCCCTCCGAGGTGCTCTACATGCTCAAGAACGTCCG TGTGCTGGGCCACTTTGAGAAGCCTCTGTTCCTGGAGCTGTGTAAACACATGGTGTTCCTGCAGTTTCAACAGGGAGAGTATGTCTTCAGACCGGGCCAGCCTGACAGCAGCATCTACGTGGTGCAGGACGGAAAACTAGAACTGTGCCTTACTggaatg GACGGCAAGGACGGTGTGGTGAAGGAGGTGTACCCCGGAGACAGTGTCCACAGCCTCCTCAGCATCCTGGACGTCATCACC ggacaCCAGAAGCCGTACAGGACGGTGTCGGCGCGGGCGGCTGAGGTGTCCACCGTACTGCGTCTACCTGTCGAGGCCTTCCTCTCCATCTTCGAGAAGTACCCTGAGAGCCTGGTGCGGGTTGTCCAG ATCATCATGGTTCGTCTCCAAAGAGTAACCGTTCTGGCGCTGCACAACTACCTAGGGCTCACCAATGAGCTCTTTAGCCAC GAGATGCAGCTCCTGCGCCTGCTGCCCCTGTCCCCCCACCCCGTGCCCCGCACCAGCCCCCAGCGCCACGGCAAGCGTTTCGGTAGCCTGACCGTGCCCGCGGAGGACCGCGAGGCCGCCGTGAAGGACGCATCAGATCCTGGGAAGGATGGAGCCACAGTCCCACCAACCCTCAGCAGGACCATCTCCATGCCTGTAGACATCGCCG GCATGCAGAAGAATCTGCGGTCGGATTTCGATATGGCCTACGAGAGGGGACGGATCTCAGTTTCCGCTGAGGACGGCAATACACCACCCACCTATTCACGG GACCAGCGGGAGAGGAGGGTGACCGTAGACGAGGTGCCGTCGGGGGTGTACCTGTACCCCGAGGAGGAGGGGGGTCCGGACAACCAGTTCTCACCAGGACCAGGACCCGTCCCCGGTCGCCCCAGCCCTGCCCTGTTCGAGGAGGCCCTGAAGGAGCTCCTCAAACTCATGAGGATAGAG GACCCCGCTCTGCTGAATGGGAGAGTGACTCTGCACCACGCCAAGGCAGGAACTGTGCTGGCTAGACAAGGAGACCAG gATGTGAGTCTCCACTTTATCCTGTCCGGCTGCCTCCACGTGTACCAGCGGATGATCGACAAGCAGGATGCGGTGTGTCTGTTTGTCACCCAGCCGGGTGAGATGGTGGGCCAGCTGGCCGTGTTGACTGGAGAGCCCCTCATCTTCACCATCAAGGCCAACAGAGACTGCACCTTCCTCAAGATCTCCAAGTCTGACTTCTATGA GATCATGAGGGAACAGCCCAGTGTGGTTCTGAGTGCAGCCCACACCGTAGCCATCCGCATGTCCCCCTTCGTCAGACAGATGGACTTCGCCATAGACTGGATGGCTGTGGAGGCCGGCAGAGCCCTCTATAG GCAGGATGACCAGTCGGACTGCACCTACATAGTTCTGAACGGCCGTCTGCGTTCTGTTATACGTAAAGCTAACGGGAAGAAGGAGCTGGTAGGAGAGTACGGTCGAGGAGACCTCATAGGAGTG GTTGAGGCTCTGACCCGACAGCCCAGAGCCACCACGGTCCACGCggtcagagacacagagctgGTCAAGCTACCAGAGGGAACGCTCAACAACATCAAGAGGAGGTACCCACAGGTGGTCACCAGGTTGATCCACCTGCTGGGACAGAAGATCCTGGGGAACCTGCAACAGGCCCGCGGACCATTCTCAG GTTCTGCCCTCGGCCGGTCCAGTGTAGCGTCCAGCCCTGACGTCACCAACCCGGCCAGTAACCTGTCCACTGTGGCCGTACTGCCCATCTGTGACGAGGTGCCAATCAACGCCTTCAACCTGGAGCTCAGCCACGCCCTCAGTGCCATAG GACCTACCCTGCTGCTGACCAGTGACATCATCAGAGAGCGACTCGGGGCCTCCGCTCTGGATAG TATCCACGAGTAccgtctgtctggctggctggcccaGCAGGAGGACATCAACAGGATAGTCCtgtaccagacagacagcagtatgACTCCCTGGACCCAGCGCTGCATCAGACAGGCTGACTGCATCCTCATCGTGGGCCTGGGGGAACAGGAGCCTGCGCTGGGACAG ttggagcAGATGTTGGAGAACACTGCGGTGAGGGCCCTGAAACAGCTGGTGCTGCTCCATAAAGAGGACGGCTCGGGGCCCTCCAGGACCGTAGAGTGGCTCAACATGAGGAGCTGGTGCTCCGGACACCTCCACCTCCGCTGCCCCCGCCGGGTCTTCTCACGACGCAGCCCCTCAAAACTG AGGGAGGTGTATGAGAAGGTGTGTGAGAAGACAGCGGACAGACACAGTGATTTCTCTCGGCTGGCCCGGGTACTGACTGGCAACAGCATCGCTCTGGTGCTGGGAGGAGGAGGTGCCAG AGGCTGCTCCCACGTGGGAGTGATCAAGGCCATGGAGGAGGCAGGGATTCCCATCGACATCGTGGGCGGGACGTCCATCGGGTCGTTCATCGGGGCGCTGTACGCCGAGGAGAGGAGTGCGGTGCGCACAAAGCAGAGAGCCCGCGAGTGGTCCAAG gcGATGAACTCCGTATTCAAAACCATCCTTGACCTGACCTATCCCATCACCTCAATGTTCACCGGCGCCGCCTTCAACACCAGCATCTCCAAAGTGTTCCAGGACAAGCAGGCTGAG GACCTGTGGTTGCCCTACTTCAACGTGACTACTGACATCACGGCGTCCGCCATGCGTGTGCACCAAGACG GCTCGCTGTGGCGCTATGTTAGAGCGAGTGCCTCCTACACCCCCTATTTACCTCCCCTCTGCGACCCCAAGGATGGCCACCTGCTTGTGGATGGTTGCTATGTTAACAATGTCCCAG CGGACATCGCGAGGAACATGGGCGCCAAGACTGTCATCGCCATCGACGTAGGAAGCCAGGACGAGACGGACCTCTGTAACTACGGCGACAGCCTGTCGGGCTGGTGGTTGCTGTGGAAACGGATCAACCCCTGGGCAGAGAAAGTGAAG GTTCCAGACATGGCAGAGATCCAGTCCAGGCTGGCCTATGTGTCGTGTGTACGTCAGCTGGAAGTGGTTAAGAAGAGTGCCTACTGCGAGTACATCAGACCACCCATCGACCGCTTCAAGACAATGGACTTCGGCAAGTTTGACGAGATCTAC gatgtggGCTACCAGCACGGCAAGCTGCTCTTCACCGGCTGGGCCCGTGGTGACATCATCGACAACATGCTCAAGGACCACCGCTCGGCAGACTACAACGACAGCAAGACCAAGACGGac TCCTATACGTGTCCAGGGTCAGACTTCACTGACCTGGCTGAGATCGTGTCCAGGATTGAGCCGGTCCAGACCTACGTCGATCCCGACGCTGATGCTGCTGAGG CGGGGGATGAGTCGGACTGCCTGACGGAGTATGAGGAGGACGGGATGGACACggtgagagaagaagaggaggaggaagaggaggaggaggaggaggaggaagagggggaacagGAACTCGATGACCTCTCCCCCGGAGAGTGGGGCCAGAACGGAGTCTTCCAGGCA GATGAGGAGAAGTCAGTCCGCCAGCGGAGGAAAACAGAAGGTGACTCCAACACCTACTCCGAGCTCTCCGACTGCTGA